In one window of Cohaesibacter gelatinilyticus DNA:
- a CDS encoding LysR family transcriptional regulator — translation MNLRHLKYFVATAESGQVSRAANALNISQSSVTGAIKELEATVDSELFHRSSQGMELTDSGREFLAASREILEKVDEAKKLTKRRSKVNGQITLAATYTVLGYFLPFHVDKLAQLHPGLDIQINELNRESIEDGLLSNRFDLAFVLTSNLSNPDLEAETLLKSTRRLWVPNGHPFLQSGKASFQDIAQEDYIMLTVDEAAHTTMKYWSKTNYQPKTKLRTSSVEACRSMVANGQGVAILSDMVYRPWSLEGKRLETVLTDLDIPTMDVGIAWRKGVEFTPAMNLFVDYFKASFVSPQMAQFSVRK, via the coding sequence ATGAATTTACGTCATCTCAAATATTTTGTCGCCACGGCGGAGTCCGGGCAGGTCAGCAGAGCCGCCAATGCTCTCAATATTTCTCAGTCATCTGTTACCGGCGCCATCAAGGAATTGGAAGCCACGGTGGATTCTGAGCTGTTTCACCGCTCCTCACAAGGAATGGAACTCACGGATTCCGGTCGGGAATTTCTTGCTGCCTCACGTGAGATTCTTGAGAAAGTCGACGAGGCAAAAAAGCTGACCAAAAGAAGGTCCAAGGTTAATGGTCAGATTACACTTGCCGCGACCTATACTGTTCTGGGGTATTTTCTGCCCTTCCATGTCGACAAGTTGGCTCAACTCCATCCGGGATTGGATATACAGATCAACGAGCTGAACCGGGAAAGTATTGAGGATGGATTGCTGTCCAACCGTTTTGACCTCGCATTCGTGCTCACATCGAACCTGAGCAACCCGGATCTGGAAGCTGAGACACTCCTCAAATCGACCAGACGTCTGTGGGTTCCAAACGGGCATCCTTTTCTTCAATCCGGGAAAGCTTCATTTCAGGACATCGCGCAAGAAGACTACATCATGCTCACGGTTGATGAAGCGGCACATACGACCATGAAATATTGGAGCAAGACGAACTATCAACCCAAAACAAAGCTTCGCACATCCTCTGTTGAAGCATGTCGATCAATGGTAGCCAATGGGCAAGGTGTGGCCATTCTTTCAGATATGGTTTATCGACCATGGTCGCTCGAAGGCAAACGTCTTGAGACTGTTTTGACAGATTTGGATATTCCGACAATGGACGTTGGAATCGCCTGGCGCAAAGGGGTGGAATTCACACCTGCCATGAATCTGTTCGTTGATTATTTCAAGGCAAGCTTTGTCTCTCCACAGATGGCCCAATTCAGCGTCCGCAAATAG
- a CDS encoding 5-oxoprolinase subunit PxpA, protein MKEIVDLNCDMGEGFGQWVLGEAPDEDIMALISSANIAAGFHAGDPNSMDRVVKLAQAYGVGLGAHPGYNDLQGFGRRYIRTSPEELVNDIIYQIGALREFGRRHGIRLQHVKPHGALYMEAAVNEELSEMLIDALGKTCGTAIIFCMGISKTYEVAKRLGHPVAREFYADRDYDQSGSIVFARRVSRPKPEEVAAKCVRACKEGVVRTVDGVDIPIEFESICFHSDTPGALDMGKAIRAGLTDAGITIAPAAIVLGL, encoded by the coding sequence ATGAAGGAGATTGTCGATCTTAACTGCGATATGGGCGAGGGATTTGGGCAATGGGTTCTCGGTGAGGCTCCTGACGAAGATATTATGGCCCTCATCAGCTCTGCAAACATAGCCGCTGGTTTTCACGCTGGTGATCCAAATTCAATGGACAGGGTGGTGAAACTGGCACAAGCCTATGGGGTCGGCTTGGGTGCTCATCCTGGCTACAATGACCTTCAGGGGTTTGGTCGGCGGTATATCAGGACAAGTCCCGAGGAGTTGGTCAACGACATCATTTACCAGATCGGAGCACTCCGTGAATTTGGTCGTCGTCACGGCATCAGATTGCAACATGTCAAACCGCATGGTGCGCTTTATATGGAGGCCGCAGTGAATGAAGAATTGTCGGAGATGCTCATCGATGCACTCGGCAAAACCTGCGGAACGGCGATCATATTCTGCATGGGCATTTCAAAGACATATGAGGTTGCAAAACGGTTAGGTCATCCGGTTGCCCGCGAGTTCTATGCTGATCGTGATTATGACCAATCCGGTTCAATTGTCTTTGCTCGTCGTGTTTCGCGCCCCAAGCCTGAAGAGGTGGCCGCCAAATGTGTCCGGGCTTGCAAAGAAGGCGTTGTAAGGACGGTTGATGGCGTGGACATCCCCATCGAATTTGAATCGATCTGCTTTCACTCGGACACTCCTGGCGCATTGGACATGGGAAAAGCCATCCGTGCCGGATTGACAGATGCAGGAATAACAATCGCTCCGGCAGCAATCGTGCTGGGGCTTTAA
- a CDS encoding acetyl-CoA carboxylase: MAQVLSPLPGTFYIKPSPEEEAYKKSGDVVAVGDTIGLIEVMKTFIEVKSEIAGTFTGYVAEDSLPVTASQPLAEVAS; the protein is encoded by the coding sequence ATGGCTCAAGTGCTTTCCCCGCTACCGGGAACTTTCTACATCAAGCCTTCACCTGAAGAGGAAGCATACAAGAAATCGGGCGACGTTGTTGCCGTGGGTGACACCATTGGTTTGATCGAGGTGATGAAGACCTTCATCGAGGTCAAATCCGAGATTGCCGGTACATTCACTGGCTATGTTGCTGAGGATTCACTTCCTGTGACCGCAAGCCAACCTCTCGCGGAAGTGGCCAGTTAG
- a CDS encoding 5-oxoprolinase subunit B family protein, with translation MKTRYTFGGDEHVYIEMDDEMSLDAFFKSLSMSNAVRDARIEGVTEICPANASFQVRFDPDVIHPDDIMTRIKELEHKAESAEKRLTTRIVEIPVYYQDPWTHETLMRFRERHQDPNGTDLDYAAKINGFSTVEEFIEAHHSQPWFVSMVGFVAGLPFLYQLVERDKQLQVPKYLRPRTDTPKLTVGYGGCFSCIYSVRGAGGYQMFGVTPMPIYDPEQKVSHLKDFMVFFKPGDIVKWKPINRAEYDAITAAVEDGSYVPRIAEVEFDLDEFNADMRGTNAKMLEALNDA, from the coding sequence ATGAAGACCAGATATACATTCGGAGGCGATGAACACGTTTATATCGAGATGGACGATGAAATGTCCCTTGATGCGTTCTTCAAGTCCCTGTCGATGAGCAATGCCGTGCGTGATGCCAGGATTGAAGGGGTGACGGAGATTTGTCCTGCCAATGCGTCTTTTCAGGTGAGGTTCGATCCCGATGTCATTCATCCTGATGACATCATGACCCGGATCAAGGAGCTGGAGCACAAAGCCGAGTCCGCTGAAAAGCGTCTGACAACTCGAATCGTTGAAATCCCGGTTTATTACCAGGACCCCTGGACACATGAAACGCTCATGCGGTTTAGAGAACGTCATCAGGATCCAAATGGGACGGATCTCGATTATGCCGCCAAGATCAACGGTTTCAGCACTGTAGAAGAGTTCATCGAAGCTCACCATTCCCAGCCGTGGTTTGTATCGATGGTCGGTTTCGTGGCGGGATTGCCGTTCCTTTATCAGCTGGTAGAGCGCGACAAGCAGTTGCAAGTGCCAAAATATCTGCGTCCGCGCACAGATACACCCAAGCTCACGGTTGGCTATGGGGGCTGTTTTTCCTGCATCTATTCCGTGCGGGGGGCAGGTGGTTACCAGATGTTTGGAGTCACTCCAATGCCGATTTATGACCCCGAGCAAAAGGTATCGCATCTGAAAGACTTCATGGTGTTCTTCAAGCCCGGCGACATTGTGAAATGGAAGCCGATCAACCGTGCGGAATATGACGCCATCACCGCGGCGGTCGAAGATGGCTCCTATGTTCCGCGCATTGCAGAAGTCGAATTTGATCTTGATGAATTCAATGCTGACATGCGCGGCACCAATGCCAAGATGTTGGAGGCTCTCAATGACGCTTAA
- a CDS encoding acetyl-CoA carboxylase biotin carboxylase subunit, which yields MGIQRLFIANRGEIAVRIIRAAKELGITTIQAYSEGDTDMLAVKLADEAVCLGPARATESYLNIKGVVAAAIENRADAVHPGYGFLSESPEFARAIENAGITFVGPSADTIERMGDKVAARQAAEAAGVPVVPGSKGRIESVDEAVEVAATVGYPVMVKAAAGGGGKGIRIAENEEELRSLAPQAQQEAAAAFGDGGLYIERSVKSPRHIEVQIVGDGEKAVHFYERECSLQRRRQKVWEEAGADCLDNVTRETLCMAAVALAEAVNYRGAGTLEYLYDESTKEFFFIEMNTRIQVEHPVTEMVTGFDLVQEMIRVCGNEPLSVSQDQVKKSGHSIEVRLNAEDPFMQFMPWPGKVESLKIPEGEGIRFDHFMYEGYQIPPFYDSLIGKLIVHGKDRADAISKMAVALEGLEINGLKTTVPLHKALAADPGVASGDFHTQWLEPWLEAGNLKPENT from the coding sequence ATGGGAATTCAACGACTATTCATTGCCAATAGAGGCGAGATTGCCGTTCGTATCATAAGAGCGGCCAAAGAGCTGGGTATCACGACGATCCAGGCTTATTCAGAAGGTGATACCGATATGTTGGCCGTCAAATTGGCTGATGAAGCGGTTTGTCTTGGACCGGCAAGGGCAACGGAATCCTATCTGAATATCAAAGGGGTTGTCGCTGCAGCCATAGAGAACAGAGCGGATGCCGTTCATCCGGGCTATGGCTTCCTGTCAGAAAGCCCCGAGTTTGCTCGTGCCATTGAGAATGCCGGCATTACGTTTGTCGGGCCTTCAGCCGATACGATTGAGCGTATGGGTGACAAAGTTGCTGCAAGACAGGCTGCTGAAGCAGCAGGCGTGCCTGTTGTCCCCGGATCAAAGGGTCGGATTGAATCCGTTGATGAGGCGGTCGAAGTTGCTGCAACGGTTGGGTATCCGGTGATGGTGAAGGCTGCTGCCGGTGGGGGTGGCAAAGGCATTCGTATTGCAGAAAACGAGGAAGAGCTTCGATCACTTGCACCACAAGCGCAGCAAGAGGCAGCCGCTGCTTTCGGCGATGGCGGGCTCTATATCGAACGCTCGGTAAAATCTCCACGTCATATTGAGGTTCAGATCGTTGGTGATGGCGAAAAGGCGGTTCATTTCTACGAGCGTGAATGCTCCCTGCAACGTCGTCGTCAGAAGGTTTGGGAAGAAGCGGGGGCCGATTGTCTTGACAATGTCACGCGGGAGACGCTTTGCATGGCTGCCGTTGCACTGGCGGAAGCGGTGAATTATCGCGGGGCCGGGACTCTTGAATATCTTTATGACGAGAGCACCAAGGAGTTCTTCTTCATTGAAATGAATACCCGGATACAGGTGGAACATCCTGTCACTGAGATGGTTACAGGGTTTGATCTGGTGCAGGAAATGATCCGTGTCTGCGGAAACGAGCCCCTGAGTGTGAGCCAGGATCAGGTAAAAAAGTCGGGTCATTCCATTGAGGTTCGCCTGAATGCCGAAGACCCATTCATGCAATTCATGCCCTGGCCCGGGAAGGTCGAGAGTCTGAAAATACCTGAAGGTGAGGGCATTCGCTTCGACCATTTCATGTATGAGGGCTACCAAATTCCGCCTTTTTACGACTCCCTGATTGGCAAGTTGATTGTCCATGGCAAGGACCGGGCTGATGCGATTTCCAAAATGGCAGTGGCTTTGGAAGGTCTTGAGATCAATGGCTTGAAAACAACCGTGCCATTGCACAAAGCGCTCGCAGCAGATCCTGGTGTCGCTTCCGGAGACTTTCACACTCAATGGTTGGAGCCCTGGTTGGAAGCCGGAAATCTGAAGCCAGAGAACACGTAA